One Streptomyces sp. NBC_00554 DNA segment encodes these proteins:
- a CDS encoding DNA polymerase IV produces the protein MRTAPTILHLDMDAFFASAEQAAKPSLRGKAVVVGGLGPRGVVATCSYEARVFGVHSAMPMAQARRLAPNAAYLVPRFGIYREVSEQVMRLLRALSPLVEPLSLDEAFVDLEAEGAAWDEASARLTGAKLRADIRAVTGLTGSVGLAASKMLAKIASEQAKPDGLVLIEPGTERALLGPMSVRTLPGVGPATGDHLRRAGITTVEELAEAGEDELVRLVGKAHGHSLYAMALAHDDRPVVAERETKSVSVEDTYDVDIHDRVRVGLEVQRLADRCVQRLRGAGLSGRTIVLKVRKYDFSTLTRSETLRGPTDDPAVVREAAARLLEVVDTTGGVRLLGVGVSGLADYTQEDLFAQAQAAAGELAAQEHAEEESPEDGAVEPVPPAERRWPAGHDVRHAEFGHGWVQGSGLGRVTVRFETPYSEPGRVRTFRTDDPELEPADPLPLVVDTVGRRHDG, from the coding sequence GTGAGAACCGCGCCCACGATCCTGCATCTCGACATGGATGCCTTCTTCGCCTCGGCGGAGCAGGCGGCCAAGCCGAGCCTGCGCGGGAAAGCGGTCGTCGTGGGCGGGCTCGGACCGCGTGGAGTCGTCGCCACCTGCTCGTACGAGGCACGGGTCTTCGGGGTGCACTCGGCGATGCCCATGGCCCAGGCGCGCCGGCTCGCACCGAACGCCGCGTATCTCGTGCCGCGCTTCGGGATCTACCGGGAGGTCAGCGAGCAGGTGATGCGGCTACTGAGGGCTCTGTCGCCGCTGGTGGAGCCGCTGAGCCTGGATGAGGCGTTCGTCGATCTGGAGGCCGAGGGAGCGGCCTGGGACGAGGCATCGGCACGACTGACCGGGGCGAAGCTGCGTGCGGACATCCGGGCCGTCACGGGGCTCACGGGGTCGGTGGGGCTCGCCGCGTCCAAGATGCTCGCGAAGATCGCCTCGGAGCAGGCCAAGCCCGACGGTCTGGTGCTGATAGAGCCGGGGACCGAGCGCGCCTTGCTGGGGCCCATGTCGGTGCGGACGCTGCCGGGTGTGGGGCCCGCGACCGGGGACCATCTGCGGCGGGCCGGGATCACCACCGTCGAGGAGCTTGCCGAGGCGGGCGAGGACGAGCTCGTACGGCTGGTGGGGAAGGCGCACGGGCACTCGTTGTACGCGATGGCGCTGGCCCACGACGACCGGCCCGTGGTGGCCGAGCGGGAGACCAAGTCGGTGTCCGTCGAGGACACGTACGACGTGGACATCCATGACCGGGTGCGGGTCGGACTGGAGGTGCAGCGGCTCGCCGACCGGTGTGTGCAGCGGTTGCGGGGAGCCGGGCTGTCAGGGCGGACCATCGTGCTCAAGGTGCGGAAGTACGACTTCTCGACGCTGACGCGGTCCGAGACGCTGCGGGGGCCCACGGACGACCCCGCGGTGGTGCGGGAGGCGGCCGCGCGGCTCCTGGAGGTGGTGGACACGACCGGTGGGGTACGGCTGCTCGGGGTGGGCGTCTCCGGGCTGGCCGACTACACGCAGGAGGACCTGTTCGCGCAGGCCCAGGCCGCCGCGGGAGAGCTTGCGGCTCAGGAGCATGCCGAGGAGGAGTCGCCGGAGGACGGCGCTGTCGAGCCGGTGCCGCCCGCCGAGCGGCGGTGGCCCGCGGGGCACGATGTGCGGCATGCCGAGTTCGGGCACGGGTGGGTGCAGGGGAGCGGGCTCGGGAGGGTGACCGTTCGGTTCGAGACTCCGTACTCCGAGCCCGGGCGGGTACGTACGTTCCGGACCGACGATCCGGAGCTGGAGCCGGCGGATCCGTTGCCGTTGGTGGTCGATACCGTCGGCCGCCGCCATGACGGCTGA